In Nitrospirota bacterium, a single genomic region encodes these proteins:
- a CDS encoding DEAD/DEAH box helicase, giving the protein MRFDELNIPEKVLEGIRTAGFTECTPVQEQTLPEALRGKDIAAQAQTGTGKTAAFLIAVFSRMLLKPSPGRGPSPRALIIAPTRELVVQIAAEAKLLSGSAGFKILPVYGGIDYRKQREEISEGVDILIGTPGRLIDYLKQRVYSLKKTQFLVIDEADRLFDMGFIADLRFLLRRMSPYDMRQSMLFSATLSNRVLELCYEHMNNPVRFSLTPENITVEQIEQEIYHAGRSEKIGLLLGILKREPDGRYLIFCNTRAAVERLDGVLNANGFATASITGDLDQRKRMKVLAQFKEGTLPILVATDVASRGLHIDGVTHVINYDLPQDPEDYVHRIGRTARAGAAGKAISLACEEYVHSLPDIEDYIRLKIPVIPVSDEIIVRGYRRPSGSFKKQGVYSQRKEHHGMRPKEKQSRTGTTSRGPRPAGRINTGRKRP; this is encoded by the coding sequence ATGAGATTTGATGAACTTAATATCCCTGAAAAGGTCCTTGAGGGGATCAGGACCGCGGGGTTTACAGAATGTACACCGGTGCAGGAGCAGACCCTGCCTGAGGCGCTGCGTGGCAAAGACATCGCGGCCCAGGCACAGACAGGCACAGGCAAGACAGCGGCGTTCCTTATCGCTGTTTTCTCGCGTATGCTTTTGAAGCCCTCGCCGGGACGAGGCCCCTCGCCGCGCGCCCTCATCATAGCCCCGACCCGCGAACTCGTAGTGCAGATAGCCGCTGAGGCGAAACTGCTTAGCGGCTCGGCCGGTTTCAAAATCCTGCCCGTCTACGGCGGTATTGACTACCGGAAACAGCGTGAGGAGATCAGTGAAGGCGTTGACATCCTTATCGGCACACCGGGCAGGCTCATTGATTATCTCAAGCAGAGGGTCTACAGCCTGAAGAAGACCCAGTTTCTCGTGATCGACGAGGCGGACCGGCTTTTTGATATGGGCTTTATCGCTGACCTCAGGTTTCTGCTCAGAAGGATGTCCCCTTACGACATGAGACAGTCCATGCTCTTTTCCGCCACTTTGTCCAACCGCGTGCTTGAACTCTGCTATGAACATATGAACAACCCGGTGCGGTTCTCGCTGACGCCGGAGAATATAACAGTGGAACAGATCGAGCAGGAGATCTATCATGCCGGCAGGTCCGAGAAGATAGGCCTGCTCCTTGGTATACTCAAACGCGAGCCTGACGGGCGATATCTCATTTTTTGCAACACCAGGGCGGCAGTTGAAAGGCTCGACGGTGTTCTCAATGCAAACGGCTTTGCAACCGCATCCATCACCGGAGACCTTGATCAGAGGAAGCGGATGAAGGTGCTCGCGCAATTCAAGGAAGGCACACTGCCTATCCTTGTAGCCACGGACGTGGCGAGCCGGGGGCTGCATATCGACGGGGTGACGCACGTGATCAACTACGACCTGCCTCAGGACCCGGAAGATTATGTGCACAGGATAGGCAGGACCGCGCGCGCAGGCGCTGCAGGAAAGGCGATAAGCCTGGCCTGCGAGGAATACGTCCATTCCCTTCCCGACATCGAAGACTACATCAGGCTTAAGATCCCGGTCATACCGGTGTCAGATGAAATTATTGTTAGAGGATATCGCAGGCCATCGGGGAGTTTTAAGAAACAGGGTGTCTATTCACAAAGGAAAGAACATCATGGGATGCGCCCGAAAGAAAAACAGTCACGCACAGGCACCACCTCTCGCGGCCCCCGGCCGGCCGGCCGTATCAACACCGGCAGAAAAAGGCCTTAA